From the genome of Torulaspora globosa chromosome 2, complete sequence, one region includes:
- the TAH11 gene encoding Tah11p (ancestral locus Anc_1.475), with amino-acid sequence MSKGYSVPVVDLDQICDETELLPVVKRILRDNDTFLLKNYANKKALDDLLGELKEDDFPDAEEGFDANFTGVLQLTGDVLMEQYIFSTDQTLKFDRECRNETLRKVYARLFKVALFFAQICLKSVGAEVPLTETSYSAVLNRFFHGGSDTSMSIDGETFQYASFGGYRDLLPTGVLTVFPAARGIKYKPPTMGSGDSFWVAIDEPDCLLFHTGTLLAHYSGGSHSTSTIRISSESNILHLTLAPPLATVVDSSGERLADRLLRQQIVELPEVAKSYYPREAALIQLEKTIAFYKELFSTCETVLPLYAMSRSTHSAPRLGSLLPQISNMMRGKVSQQDFLKMVSLWPDCYVLQADSKGELTVKQPKLDQQQLLINKSRRLEFVERADSWLSRIRSLEDIPTDVPAWKVSKRRGSGGSEPDPNNRIRRTAAPSPRKRNYVFNSAERFNYAEKEKDSQSNLLERLRERERRSAALLSQRQRNYDQFLAVKMKQVFEILYSLPQGKPYTVTHLGTLIVDSLQDSNNPIGFEEADTILSKLQGLLNKEVTVQTADGGLKVYRWKNLNRDLLLERIDRELSSSQRLI; translated from the coding sequence ATGAGCAAGGGTTATTCAGTGCCTGTTGTGGATTTGGATCAAATTTGTGATGAGACAGAGTTACTTCCCGTGGTCAAGAGGATTCTGCGCGATAATGATACTTttctgttgaagaattaCGCTAACAAGAAGGCGTTGGATGATTTGCTCGGGGAATTGAAAGAAGATGACTTCCCGGATGCGGAGGAAGGCTTTGATGCGAATTTTACAGGTGTTTTGCAGCTAACAGGCGATGTTTTAATGGAACAGTACATCTTTAGTACTGATCAGACGTTGAAATTCGACAGAGAGTGCAGAAATGAGACTCTGAGGAAGGTGTATGCCAGACTATTCAAAGTAGCGCTTTTTTTTGCACAAATTTGCCTGAAAAGTGTGGGAGCGGAGGTACCTTTGACCGAAACAAGTTATTCAGCGGTATTGAATCGATTTTTCCATGGTGGTTCAGACACGTCAATGTCCATTGATGGCGAGACTTTTCAATATGCGTCGTTTGGGGGCTACAGGGATTTACTACCAACGGGAGTATTGACTGTATTCCCCGCGGCACGGGGAATCAAGTATAAGCCACCGACGATGGGCTCTGGCGACAGTTTTTGGGTCGCAATCGATGAGCCGGACTGCCTTTTGTTCCACACGGGGACGCTGTTGGCACACTACTCGGGCGGTTCTCACTCGACGTCCACCATCAGGATATCGTCTGAAAGTAATATTCTGCATCTTACGCTAGCGCCTCCGCTAGCAACTGTAGTGGATTCCAGCGGCGAAAGGCTGGCTGATAGACTGCTGAGACAGCAGATTGTGGAACTTCCGGAAGTTGCTAAAAGCTACTACCCTAGAGAGGCGGCTTTGATACAGCTTGAGAAGACAATTGCATTTTACAAAGAACTGTTCTCGACCTGCGAAACAGTACTGCCTCTATACGCTATGTCAAGATCAACACATTCTGCTCCACGTTTGGGCTCCTTGCTGCCGCAGATATCAAACATGATGCGAGGAAAGGTTTCACAGCAGGACTTTCTGAAGATGGTATCACTGTGGCCTGATTGTTACGTACTCCAAGCTGATTCAAAAGGTGAACTCACTGTTAAGCAGCCAAAATTAGATCAGCAACAGCTCTTAATCAATAAATCGAGACGTTTGgaatttgttgaaagagCGGACTCATGGCTGAGCAGAATAAGAAGTCTAGAAGATATACCAACCGACGTTCCTGCTTGGAAAGTCTCCAAAAGACGAGGCAGTGGTGGATCTGAGCCAGACCCAAATAATAGGATCAGGAGAACTGCTGCACCATCACCAAGGAAACGAAATTACGTCTTCAATTCGGCTGAGAGGTTCAATTATgcagagaaggagaaggatTCTCAAAGCAACCTTTTGGAGAGGTTGAGAGAGAGGGAAAGACGATCGGCCGCACTTCTGTCTCAACGCCAAAGGAACTACGATCAGTTCTTGGCTGTTAAAATGAAGCAAGTCTTCGAGATTCTGTATTCGTTGCCACAGGGTAAACCTTATACAGTCACTCATCTGGGAACACTCATTGTGGATAGCTTACAAGACAGCAATAACCCCATcggatttgaagaagcggaCACGATTTTAAGCAAATTGCAAGGATTACTGAACAAAGAAGTGACAGTTCAAACCGCCGATGGTGGATTGAAGGTCTACAGATGGAAAAATCTGAACAGGgaccttcttctggaaagaaTCGATAGAGAATTAAGCAGTTCTCAGCGGCTTATATAG
- a CDS encoding Hsp70 family protein (ancestral locus Anc_1.474), protein MLAAKNILRKSAIATPVRVASRFQSTSKVQGSVIGIDLGTTNSAVAVMEGKIPKIIENAEGARTTPSVVAFTKDGERLVGIPAKRQAVVNPENTLFATKRLIGRRFEDAEVQRDIKQVPYKIVKHSNGDAWVEARGQTYSPAQIGGFVLNKMKETAEAYLGKPAKNAVVTVPAYFNDSQRQATKDAGQIVGLNVLRVVNEPTAAALAYGLEKSDSKVVAVFDLGGGTFDISILDIDNGVFEVKSTNGDTHLGGEDFDIYLLREIVSRFKSESGIDLTNDRMAIQRIREAAEKAKIELSSTVSTEINLPFITADASGPKHINMKFSRAQFETLTEPLIKRTVDPVKKALKDANLSTSDVSDVLLVGGMSRMPKVVETVKQLFGKEPSKAVNPDEAVAIGAAIQGAVLAGEVTDVLLLDVTPLSLGIETLGGVFTRLIPRNTTIPTKKSQIFSTAAAGQTSVEIRVFQGERELVRDNKLIGNFTLSGIPPAPKGVPQIEVTFDLDADGIINVSARDKASNKDASITVAGSSGLSEAEIEQMVNDAEKYKSQDEARRQSIETANKADQLANDTESSLKEFEGKIDKAEAQKVQDMITSLRETVARVQAGEEVSADDLKTKTDELQNSSMKLFEQMYKNDSSNNTQSGEPKQ, encoded by the coding sequence ATGCTTGCTGCCAAGAATattttgagaaaatcaGCGATTGCCACTCCGGTGCGTGTGGCAAGCCGTTTCCAATCTACCAGTAAGGTGCAAGGGTCTGTCATTGGTATTGATTTGGGTACCACGAATTCTGCGGTTGCTGTTATGGAGGGTAAGATTCCAAAGATCATTGAAAACGCTGAAGGTGCCAGAACTACGCCATCTGTTGTGGCTTTCACGAAGGATGGTGAAAGATTGGTCGGTATCCCTGCCAAGCGTCAAGCAGTCGTCAACCCAGAGAACACTCTTTTCGCTACTAAGCGTCTGATCGGTCGTCGTTTTGAAGACGCTGAAGTGCAGAGAGACATCAAGCAGGTCCCATATAAGATTGTCAAGCACTCTAACGGCGACGCATGGGTCGAGGCTAGAGGTCAGACTTACTCTCCAGCTCAGATCGGTGGTTTTgtgttgaacaagatgaaggaGACAGCTGAAGCGTACTTGGGTAAGCCAGCTAAAAACGCTGTGGTCACCGTTCCAGCTTACTTTAACGACTCTCAGAGACAAGCCACCAAGGATGCTGGTCAAATCGTGGGCTTGAATGTGTTGCGTGTTGTTAACGAACCTACTGCTGCAGCATTGGCTTACGGTTTGGAAAAGTCTGACTCCAAGGTCGTTGCAGTGTTTGATTTGGGTGGTGGTACTTTTGATATCTCCATTCTAGACATTGACAACGGtgtctttgaagtcaaGTCCACCAATGGTGATACCCATCTAGGTGGTGAAGACTTCGATATCTACCTATTGAGAGAAATCGTTTCTCGTTTCAAGTCTGAATCTGGTATCGACCTAACAAACGACCGTATGGCTATTCAAAGAATCAGAGAAGCCGCAGAAAAGGCAAAGATTGAATTATCTTCCACCGTCTCCACCGAGATTAACTTGCCATTTATCACAGCCGATGCTTCTGGTCCAAAGCATATCAACATGAAATTCAGCAGAGCTCAGTTCGAAACTTTGACTGAACCATTGATTAAGAGAACTGTTGATCCAGTtaagaaggctttgaaagacgcTAATTTGAGCACCTCTGACGTTTCTGACGTTCTATTGGTCGGTGGTATGTCTAGAATGCCAAAGGTTGTCGAGACTGTCAAGCAATTGTTCGGTAAGGAGCCTTCCAAGGCTGTTAACCCAGATGAAGCTGTCGCCATTGGTGCTGCTATCCAAGGTGCTGTCCTTGCAGGTGAAGTCACTGACGTCTTGTTGCTGGATGTTACCCCATTGTCTCTAGGTATCGAGACCTTGGGTGGTGTGTTCACCAGATTGATCCCAAGAAACACAACGATCCCAACCAAGAAGTCTCAAATCTTCTCTACCGCAGCCGCTGGTCAAACCTCTGTCGAGATCAGAGTGTTCCAAGGTGAAAGAGAATTGGTCAGAGACAACAAGTTGATCGGTAACTTCACTTTGTCCGGTATCCCACCAGCACCAAAGGGTGTTCCACAAATCGAAGTGACTTTCGATCTTGACGCTGACGGAATCATCAACGTCTCCGCCAGAGACAAGGCTTCCAACAAGGACGCTTCCATCACTGTTGCCGGTTCTTCCGGTTTGTCCGAGGCCGAAATCGAACAAATGGTCAACGACGCCGAGAAGTACAAGAGCCAAGATGAAGCCAGAAGACAATCTATCGAGACCGCCAACAAGGCAGACCAATTGGCTAACGACACCGAAAGCTCTCTAAAGGAGTTCGAAGGCAAGATCGACAAGGCTGAGGCTCAAAAGGTTCAAGACATGATCACCTCTTTGAGAGAAACCGTTGCCAGGGTACAAGCTGGTGAGGAGGTCAGCGCCGACGACTTGAAGACCAAGACCGATGAATTGCAAAACTCTTCCATGAAATTGTTCGAACAAATGTACAAGAACGATTCCAGCAACAACACTCAGTCCGGTGAACCAAAGCAATGA
- the VPS55 gene encoding Vps55p (ancestral locus Anc_1.473) codes for MEFKVSPLTKIISLSGFLALGFLLVILSCALFHNYYPLFDILIFLLAPLPNTLFSKSGADNANFMSDAPSNAQDTGNFLTGVFVTSGIALPVVFYHCQLIGALSCVMSTIGGLIIYSSIVVFSWFFHSSWDQEEDTLFG; via the coding sequence ATGGAATTCAAGGTATCACCGCTTACAAAGATTATATCGCTTTCGGGCTTTTTAGCTCTCGGCTTTCTTTTAGTTATATTAAGTTGTGCCCTCTTTCATAACTACTATCCATTATTCGATATTCTGATCTTCCTGCTAGCTCCATTGCCCAATACTTTATTCAGCAAATCAGGCGCGGACAATGCAAACTTCATGTCTGATGCCCCAAGCAATGCTCAAGATACTGGTAATTTCTTAACTGGCGTCTTTGTCACAAGCGGAATCGCACTACCGGTTGTCTTTTATCACTGTCAGTTGATTGGAGCACTAAGTTGCGTGATGAGTACGATTGGTGGTCTAATTATCTATTCTAGTATTGTGGTTTTCTCGTGGTTCTTCCACTCTAGTTGGGACCAAGAGGAGGATACATTGTTCGGTTAA
- the BUD16 gene encoding putative pyridoxal kinase BUD16 (ancestral locus Anc_1.471) → MPRLLATQSHVVHGFVGNKAATFPLQCYGWDVDCCNSVQYSNHTGYGMHKVFGNITEEKDLDQLLSGVLANFANDYEALLSGYLPKKESVRCMGQHYTAYKRENPNSVWLMDPVMGDEGQLYVEEDVIEEYRKLALSSHSDVDIMTPNHFELEIICGKSIDTVDQLKSVLQELHETVPVVIVTSCDEKIFSDPHHVYCVASMKGNAPVVLRVPLIKSYFTGVGDLFSALLLDRVYKLLSLSDEGLKLEHQVNDVLNVIQGVLKITLAYAPKNHTAKIGNAVDMKNAELRIIESRHLFSEDVATESKQNFIYREL, encoded by the coding sequence ATGCCAAGACTTTTAGCGACTCAGTCCCATGTGGTACACGGTTTCGTTGGGAATAAAGCAGCGACTTTCCCTCTTCAATGCTATGGTTGGGATGTAGATTGCTGTAATTCCGTACAGTATTCTAATCACACTGGGTATGGTATGCATAAAGTGTTTGGTAATATAACTGAGGAAAAAGATTTGGACCAATTGCTATCGGGCGTGCTGGCCAACTTTGCGAACGATTATGAAGCCTTACTATCTGGTTATCTGCCCAAGAAAGAGTCTGTAAGATGTATGGGACAACATTATACTGCTTATAAGAGAGAGAACCCCAATTCTGTTTGGCTGATGGATCCAGTGATGGGCGACGAAGGTCAGTTGTATGTTGAGGAAGACGTGATAGAAGAGTACAGGAAGTTGGCTCTTTCCTCGCATTCTGATGTGGATATTATGACTCCCAATCATTTTGAACTGGAGATTATATGTGGGAAATCGATAGATACAGTGGACCAGCTGAAATCCGTGCTACAGGAATTACACGAGACAGTGCCAGTGGTTATCGTCACTTCATGTGATGAGAAGATATTTAGTGATCCGCACCACGTTTATTGTGTTGCATCCATGAAAGGCAATGCTCCAGTAGTTCTACGAGTGCCGCTGATAAAGTCGTATTTCACCGGTGTGGGTGACCTGTTTTCAGCTTTATTGCTAGACAGAGTGTACAAGCTTCTGTCGCTATCTGACGAGGGCCTGAAGTTGGAACACCAAGTCAATGATGTGCTCAACGTGATACAGGGCGTGCTAAAGATCACACTGGCCTATGCTCCGAAGAATCATACTGCAAAGATAGGAAATGCCGTAGATATGAAGAACGCAGAGCTGAGGATCATAGAGTCAAGACATCTCTTCAGTGAGGATGTGGCAACCGAGAGCAAACAAAATTTCATTTATCGCGAGCTATGA
- the YIP5 gene encoding Yip5p (ancestral locus Anc_8.110), whose protein sequence is MSGNADSYNRRDSFTELDDGLEGVDDFTHEPNPFDDVISDDYDAKKKPPGYGNVADTVSLPPGYEETMEVPQRPAEGPSSNQAAAGTLPPGLFNYLSQYFELDDQELKKRLYSAIAFKLESIADLENRAPDDAKPDLYSPVWIFGTIVMTNFIGSRLFEVIVNGVIRGVYWQEDSNKVFGGARFIRSFWLYLIYGFLVPLVIAKTYLHRKDSVAELISTYGYSLLVWIPLGLLIDLSNAFQTLLPKYVLSLIKWVFVTIAFMKSSLFLYRKMNTEDESDQLVKWPVIGLNAIMCIVARFLLYHS, encoded by the coding sequence atgtCAGGGAATGCTGATAGCTACAACAGAAGGGACTCCTTTACCGAACTCGACGATGGTCTCGAAGGAGTTGATGATTTTACCCATGAACCAAATCCTTTCGATGATGTGATATCAGATGATTATgatgcaaagaagaaaccACCAGGATATGGTAACGTCGCCGATACGGTATCATTACCTCCTGGCTATGAGGAAACTATGGAGGTTCCGCAACGTCCCGCGGAAGGTCCCTCGAGTAATCAagcagctgctggaacGCTTCCTCCGGGTCTATTCAACTACCTGTCGCAATACTTCGAGCTGGATGAtcaagagttgaagaaacgTCTTTACAGTGCGATAGCGTTCAAACTCGAATCAATAGCTGATCTAGAGAACCGTGCTCCAGATGACGCGAAGCCGGATCTTTATAGTCCGGTGTGGATCTTTGGTACCATTGTGATGACGAATTTTATCGGCAGCCGGCTTTTTGAGGTAATAGTGAATGGCGTCATAAGAGGAGTTTACTGGCAGGAGGATTCGAACAAGGTATTCGGCGGCGCAAGGTTCATCCGCTCCTTTTGGTTGTATTTGATCTACGGCTTTCTCGTACCGTTGGTTATAGCCAAGACTTATCTGCACCGCAAAGACAGCGTCGCGGAGTTAATCTCAACGTATGGCTATTCGTTACTGGTGTGGATACCGCTCGGGTTGCTAATCGATCTGAGTAACGCTTTCCAAACTCTTTTACCAAAATATGTGCTGTCTCTGATCAAATGGGTGTTTGTGACAATAGCCTTCATGAAGAGCTCTCTGTTCCTGTACAGAAAGATGAACACCGAAGACGAATCTGACCAGCTGGTCAAATGGCCAGTCATCGGTCTCAACGCGATCATGTGCATCGTCGCTAGGTTCTTGTTGTATCATTCGTAA